From a single Pseudalkalibacillus hwajinpoensis genomic region:
- a CDS encoding spore germination protein — MRYVRKLKDMKKKHSTTDKKSKASSSSQPETLMINLEENLEVIKKTLGESSDIVIRDVLAGTDGNIHLAVIYTEGLADKTFIQDFIIKPLMLTIRETEISDKGSQHMSSMDILKNFALSNGDVKKIGDFDSLYLHVLSGDTVVLLEGYTKGFSIGSRGWEDRGVNEPSSQTVIRGPKDGFSETLRTNTALVRRKIKDPNLWIETKPIGKKTRTDVALVYLKGVADDKIVEEVRERLLRINIDGILESGYIEEFIQDETYSPFPTVFNTERPDTLAAGILEGRIAILVDGTPFALLVPAVFVQFFQSSEDYYQRFDVSFLIRILRYVSFFLALITPSAYIAVTTFHQEMLPTQLLISLAAQREGTPFPALIEALLMELTFEVLREAGVRMPRAVGSAISIVGALVLGQAAVEAGIVSSAMIIVVSLTAISSFVMPAINMAISVRMLRFPLMFLAATFGLFGMILGLITIILHLCSLRSFGVPYMSPMAPFKSSDQKDVIFRAPISRMFSRPTFLKPNDKIREKPPTPKPESN, encoded by the coding sequence ATGAGATATGTGCGTAAATTAAAAGATATGAAAAAAAAGCATTCAACCACAGACAAGAAATCAAAGGCATCTTCTTCAAGTCAGCCCGAAACACTTATGATAAATCTCGAAGAAAACTTGGAAGTAATCAAGAAAACATTAGGCGAAAGTTCTGATATTGTGATCCGTGACGTTCTAGCAGGTACTGATGGAAACATTCACCTTGCCGTCATCTACACAGAAGGATTAGCAGATAAAACCTTTATCCAGGACTTTATTATTAAACCGTTAATGTTAACGATAAGAGAAACTGAGATCTCCGACAAAGGTTCACAACACATGAGTTCAATGGATATATTAAAAAACTTCGCCCTTTCTAATGGAGATGTAAAAAAGATCGGAGATTTTGATTCCCTTTATCTACACGTTTTATCTGGAGATACAGTTGTGCTTCTTGAAGGGTACACTAAAGGCTTTTCCATTGGGTCAAGGGGATGGGAAGATCGAGGCGTAAATGAACCCTCGTCACAAACAGTCATTCGCGGTCCAAAGGATGGGTTCTCAGAAACCCTCCGCACGAATACAGCATTAGTTCGTCGGAAAATCAAAGACCCCAACCTATGGATTGAAACAAAACCAATCGGAAAAAAGACGCGAACTGATGTGGCACTCGTTTATTTAAAGGGTGTTGCAGATGATAAGATCGTTGAGGAAGTTCGTGAGCGCCTTTTGCGAATTAACATTGATGGCATTCTCGAAAGCGGATATATTGAAGAATTCATCCAGGATGAAACGTACTCGCCTTTTCCTACAGTCTTCAATACCGAAAGGCCCGACACCCTTGCGGCTGGTATTTTGGAAGGGCGAATTGCGATCCTTGTAGACGGTACTCCCTTTGCTCTACTAGTTCCGGCTGTATTTGTACAATTCTTTCAATCAAGTGAAGATTACTATCAACGTTTCGATGTAAGTTTTCTCATTCGAATCCTACGCTATGTTTCGTTTTTCCTAGCTTTAATTACACCGTCCGCCTACATTGCCGTCACAACCTTTCATCAGGAAATGCTTCCTACCCAGCTTTTAATAAGTCTGGCAGCCCAAAGAGAAGGAACCCCATTTCCGGCCTTGATTGAAGCCCTTCTAATGGAGCTGACGTTTGAAGTTTTACGTGAAGCTGGTGTAAGGATGCCGAGAGCAGTGGGTTCTGCTATCTCAATCGTTGGTGCTCTCGTACTCGGACAGGCAGCGGTAGAAGCCGGGATCGTTTCATCCGCTATGATCATTGTGGTCTCCTTAACTGCAATCAGTAGTTTTGTTATGCCTGCGATCAACATGGCCATTTCTGTTCGAATGCTTCGCTTCCCATTAATGTTTCTTGCGGCGACGTTTGGTCTGTTCGGAATGATCTTAGGATTAATAACGATCATCCTCCACCTTTGCAGTCTCCGGTCTTTTGGGGTCCCCTATATGTCACCTATGGCACCATTTAAATCAAGTGATCAGAAAGATGTGATCTTTCGCGCGCCAATCTCACGGATGTTTTCACGGCCAACATTCTTAAAGCCAAACGATAAGATTCGGGAAAAACCCCCCACTCCCAAACCCGAATCAAACTAA
- a CDS encoding Ger(x)C family spore germination protein encodes MKQRLSKLSIGAIVLLLLSGCWDARELNELAIAVAYGIDKREGEYLVTAQVVNPGEIEEAGGKTTPVTVYQESADTLLEGFRRLTTIAPRKIYGSHLRILVIGEELAKEGIGEVIDLLSRDPEIRNDFYIVVSKEAYAGDVLQVLTSLETIPANKLYASLETSEKTWAPTMTVTLDQLSRQLMEAGMEPMLTGVEVIGDVSVGESKENVAHIEPQTQLQYHGTAVFNKDALVGWLNDSESKGVHYAIDRVKSTVVVVPCGEEGKIGIELIDTKAELKAKAINNHPRGTIDLQVEGKVSDVECSHLDLSKKSTIEDLEKKTEENIKNKIQDALKVTQEEFQSDLFGFGKAIHRSSPDYWKTVKKEWDQQYKDLPVKVTVDVTISRTGTIGNSPLKEIEENRQE; translated from the coding sequence ATGAAACAAAGACTTTCCAAATTAAGTATTGGTGCAATCGTGCTTCTTCTTCTCAGTGGGTGTTGGGACGCGAGAGAATTGAATGAGTTAGCGATTGCCGTTGCATATGGTATTGACAAACGAGAAGGCGAATACCTGGTAACAGCTCAAGTAGTGAACCCTGGAGAGATTGAAGAGGCAGGGGGTAAAACGACTCCAGTAACTGTCTATCAAGAGTCGGCAGACACGTTACTTGAAGGGTTTAGAAGATTGACTACAATTGCACCTAGGAAGATTTATGGCTCACACCTCCGTATATTGGTAATAGGAGAAGAGCTAGCAAAAGAAGGGATTGGGGAAGTAATCGATTTGTTGTCGAGAGATCCTGAGATTCGAAATGATTTCTATATTGTGGTTTCAAAAGAAGCATATGCTGGTGATGTACTGCAAGTCTTAACCTCGCTAGAAACTATACCAGCTAACAAGTTATATGCCTCACTTGAAACATCAGAAAAAACCTGGGCTCCAACTATGACGGTGACTCTCGATCAACTTTCTAGGCAATTAATGGAGGCTGGCATGGAGCCAATGTTAACGGGAGTAGAAGTGATAGGGGATGTTTCTGTAGGTGAGAGTAAAGAGAATGTAGCCCATATTGAACCTCAAACTCAATTGCAATATCATGGGACGGCCGTATTCAATAAGGATGCATTGGTAGGATGGTTAAATGATTCAGAAAGTAAAGGCGTGCACTATGCGATTGATAGGGTGAAGAGTACGGTCGTTGTAGTGCCTTGCGGGGAGGAAGGAAAAATAGGTATTGAACTAATTGATACGAAAGCAGAATTAAAAGCGAAGGCCATAAATAACCACCCCCGTGGGACAATCGACCTCCAAGTAGAGGGTAAAGTTTCTGACGTTGAATGTAGTCATCTTGATTTGTCTAAAAAAAGTACAATAGAAGATCTAGAAAAGAAAACCGAAGAAAATATAAAGAATAAGATCCAGGATGCCTTAAAAGTTACGCAAGAAGAGTTTCAATCCGATCTTTTTGGATTTGGAAAAGCGATTCATCGCTCAAGTCCAGATTATTGGAAAACCGTGAAGAAAGAATGGGATCAACAATATAAGGATTTGCCAGTGAAGGTAACGGTTGATGTCACGATAAGCCGTACGGGTACAATTGGGAATTCCCCTCTAAAAGAGATTGAGGAGAATAGACAAGAGTGA